A region from the Lolium perenne isolate Kyuss_39 chromosome 4, Kyuss_2.0, whole genome shotgun sequence genome encodes:
- the LOC139838866 gene encoding uncharacterized protein: protein MSTSTESVQGIILFASTSHEAWSTLASSYASQSTTRAMQIRGALNKVKKLDSSVTTYFNKVKSMSDTLTSIGEPLRPAELTGYLMNGLDEDYDALVQIVSARALTDPMHVRDIYAQMFNTEQRMEGRKAKISADVNMSAHYSARSGGGGKTPYQPSYRPDPHQQGKPSFKPSYTPSPSPNGRPSDRAPHGGGSGYQGGGGGTCPTCQICSKVGHVASCCFKRFQCNFLGAGNDGRYMDKQIAAFSATSHGSTPSYPVDPSWYADTDATDHLTNELDK from the coding sequence ATGTCCACCTCTACCGAATCAGTGCAGGGGATCATCCTCTTTGCATCTACTTCCCATGAAGCCTGGTCTACTCTTGCGTCGAGCTATGCGTCGCAGTCGACGACGCGCGCCATGCAAATCCGAGGCGCCCTCAACAAGGTGAAGAAATTGGACTCCTCGGTGACTACCTATTTCAACAAGGTGAAGTCCATGTCGGACACGCTGACATCCATCGGCGAACCGCTTAGGCCGGCGGAACTCACTGGATACTTGATGAATGGTCTTGATGAGGACTACGATGCGCTTGTCCAGATAGTATCAGCCCGTGCACTCACAGATCCCATGCATGTGCGTGACATCTATGCACAGATGTTTAATACTGAGCAACGCATGGAAGGAAGAAAAGCTAAAATTAGTGCTGATGTAAACATGAGTGCACATTACAGTGCTCGATCAGGAGGTGGTGGCAAAACACCTTACCAGCCTTCTTACCGTCCTGATCCGCACCAGCAAGGGAAGCCGTCCTTCAAGCCCTCCTACACCCCATCGCCCTCACCCAATGGTCGTCCCAGTGACCGGGCTCCTCATGGCGGTGGTTCTGGTTATCAAGGTGGCGGTGGTGGCACATGCCCGACTTGTCAAATCTGCTCCAAAGTAGGCCATGTTGCGTCCTGCTGTTTTAAGCGTTTTCAGTGCAATTTTCTTGGGGCGGGCAATGATGGCCGGTACATGGACAAGCAAATTGCTGCATTTTCTGCGACTAGTCACGGGTCTACACCATCCTACCCCGTTGATCCCAGCTGGTATGCTGACACCGACGCTACAGACCACCTTACCAATGAGCTTgacaagtga